Within the Leptospira stimsonii genome, the region TTTGAAAGTTTAGAATATAAAAAAGAGTTTCAAATTGCGGAAGTCAGGAACAATGAGTGAGATGGAGCAGGACGAAGTAAAACTCCGAATTATGGAGAAGGCTCTTGAGCTTTTTCTAAAATACGGCTATTCTAAGACGCGGATGGAGGAAATTGCGAGGGTTCTCAAGATCTCCAGAAAAACTCTCTACAAACATTTCGAAAATAAAAATCATCTCTTATTCGAAATTCTCAGCGCCAAACACAAAAGAATGAGTAAGAAAATGATGGAGATCAGCGAAGACGAATCTCTTTCCGTTCATGAAAAGGTGAAGGCGATCAACGAATTCAAGGTCAGCCAGTTCCCCGCAGGCGCAAACGAATTCATTTTGGAAATCAGAGACCAGGCTCCCGATCACTACGCTTACATTCGAGAAGTAAGAACGGAATCCATCTCCAAATCGATTCAGGCCCTTATCAGACAAGGAATCGAAAAGGGTGAGATTCGAAGCGACGTGAATACGACGATCTTCGCAGCTTTGATCAATTCTGCGATAGAGATGACGGCAACTCCGGAACTACTTCTCAACTCACCGTACTCTATGGTTCAATT harbors:
- a CDS encoding TetR/AcrR family transcriptional regulator is translated as MSEMEQDEVKLRIMEKALELFLKYGYSKTRMEEIARVLKISRKTLYKHFENKNHLLFEILSAKHKRMSKKMMEISEDESLSVHEKVKAINEFKVSQFPAGANEFILEIRDQAPDHYAYIREVRTESISKSIQALIRQGIEKGEIRSDVNTTIFAALINSAIEMTATPELLLNSPYSMVQLQQEIHHILFYGIMNPVAEPVKIAK